TAAAACTTTCTGGTGAAGCCCTGATGGGAGACGAAGGTTTTGGTATCGACCCTGTTGTTCTTGATCGTATGGCACTGGAAATCAAAGAATTGATTGATATGGGTGTTCAAGTCGGTCTGGTGATTGGCGGCGGAAACCTATTCCGTGGTCAAAAACTTGCAGATGCAGGTATGCATCGTGTTGTTGGCGATCACATGGGTATGTTAGCAACATTAATGAATGGCTTGGCCATGCGTGATGCTCTGGCACGAGCTCACGTGAATACGCGATTAATGTCTGCCATTCCATTGAATGGTGTGTGTGATACTTATAACTGGGCAGAAGCCATTAGTTTGCTGCGTTCGGGCCGAGTTGTAATCTTTTCTGCCGGTACAGGTAATCCATTCTTCACGACAGATTCTGCAGCATGTTTGCGCGGCATTGAAATTGAAGCCGACGTTGTTCTCAAAGGAACCAAGGTTGATGGCGTCTATTCAGAAGACCCAATGAAGAACCCTGATGCAGAGCTATATAGCACGTTAGATTATAATGACGTGTTAGAAAAAGAATTAAAGGTCATGGATTTAGCGGCATTTACGTTGGCTCGTGATCATAGTTTGCCAATTCGTGTATTTAACATGAATAAACCCGGCATTCTTAAGAGTATTGTGATGGGTGATGAACAAGGTACCTTGATTTGTCATACGGACAAGTAAGCTCCAATTTATAGTTGATAGGGTGATAGCAAGTGATTAATGAAATCAAAACAGATGCTAAAACACGCATGGAAAAGAGCGTAGAGTCGCTCAAAAACCAAATGGCAAAAATCCGTACAGGACGCGCACATCCGAGTTTATTGGATACTATCCGCGTTTCTTATTACGGTGCTGAAACGCCACTGAATCAAGTTGGCAATGTGATTGCAGAAGACTCTCGCACATTGGCTGTGACTGTGTTTGACCGCAGCATGATCCAAGCAGTAGAAAAAGCAATTATGAGCTCAGACTTAGGCCTGAACCCTAATTCTGCGGGTACAGTTATTCGTATTCCGTTACCAGCACTGACCGAAGAGCGTCGTCGCGACCTCATTAAAGTTGTGCGCGGAGAAGCTGAAAATGGTCGTGTTGCAATTCGTAATATTCGTCGCGATGCGAATAGCGATCTGAAAGAGCTTCTGAAAGAAAAAGAAATTTCTGAAGATGAAGAGCGTAAAGCAGAAGAAGATGTTCAAAAGCTTACCGATACGTTTGTGAAGAACGTTGAAGAATTATTGAAAGCTAAAGAAGCAGAGTTACTTGAAATCTAATTATAGACTCAGGTAGTTTGACGATAACGCCGCGGTTAGCGGCGTTTTTGTATGAATGTGTTAGCAATGGATTAGTAATGACGGATACGACGGAACAAGCTTTATCTTTATCGCCTCCTAAGCATGTTGCGATTATTATGGATGGGAATGGACGATGGGCACAGCAACGCAATAAACCGCGAGTGTTTGGTCATAAGTCCGGGGTTCAGTCGGTTCGAAATGCTGTGAAATTTGCCGGTTCAATCGGTATTCAAGCGCTCACGCTTTACGCATTCAGCAGTGAAAATTGGCGGCGGCCAAAGCAAGAAGTTGGTGTACTCATGGAGTTATTCATGGCTGTGCTGACCAATGAAGTAAAACGCCTCTCTAAAAATCAGGTGCGCCTCAAAATCATTGGTGACGTGTCTCGTTTCAGTGACAAATTACAACTCAAGATCCGCCAAGCAGAAGAACTTACCGCTAATAATACCGGTCTCCTTTTAAACATTGCCGCAAATTACGGCGGGCGCTGGGATATTCTAGATACGACTCAGCGATTGGCCGAGCAAGTCAAAGCAGGCCGACTAGAACCGTCTGAGATTACTGAAGAGTTATTTTCTAACGCCACTTGCTTAGCGGGAGTGCCTGATCCAGATTTAATGATTCGAACCGGTGGAGACCATCGAATTAGTAATTTTCTCATATGGCATGCAGCCTATACTGAATTTTATTTTACTGACACGCTTTGGCCTGATTTTGACGATGCGGTTTTTGGAGATGCGATTGCATCATTCCAAGGACGCGAAAGACGTTTTGGTCATACCGGTGAGCAAGTACAAGAACTTGTGTCTAATGACAGCAAGGAAAGCAATTAAATGTTGAAGCTACGAATCATTACTGCGTTGGTACTTTTGCCGTTAGCGCTTTCAGGCTTATTCCTATTGCCGGATCTTGGCTTTGAAATAGCCATTGCTGGAATCGTGCTTATTTGCGCATGGGAGTGGGGCACTTTAATGGGGGGCATTAAACGTCGCCTTCGCACACTTTATGGCGTTATTTCAGTGGCCATTGTTGGAGTCGTCATGGCGTCAAGCCTTGCAGGCCAACACTGGATTGAGCAAGACCTACACCCTTGGTTTGATTTTTCTTTATGGCTTGCATTGTGCTGGTGGGTTGTTGCGGGAGTGTTAGTCGCTTGTTATCCAAAGGCTGCGGGTATTTGGCAAAGCTGGCCTATGAAAGCGTTGATTGGTTGGCTGACCTTAATTCCATGGGGGTTGTCGATGGTTGCGTTGCGAAGCATTCCATCAGAGCAATCCAACGCCGGTCCGTTAATGTTGTTGATGGCGCTAATGCTCGTTTGGGCGGCAGACACAGGTGGTTACATTTTTGGACGTAAATTTGGTAAAACTAAATTGATGCCGAAAGTCAGTCCGGGTAAAACTGTAGAGGGCATGTTAGGTGGAGTATTCCTCG
This genomic window from Echinimonas agarilytica contains:
- the frr gene encoding ribosome recycling factor gives rise to the protein MINEIKTDAKTRMEKSVESLKNQMAKIRTGRAHPSLLDTIRVSYYGAETPLNQVGNVIAEDSRTLAVTVFDRSMIQAVEKAIMSSDLGLNPNSAGTVIRIPLPALTEERRRDLIKVVRGEAENGRVAIRNIRRDANSDLKELLKEKEISEDEERKAEEDVQKLTDTFVKNVEELLKAKEAELLEI
- a CDS encoding phosphatidate cytidylyltransferase, which gives rise to MLKLRIITALVLLPLALSGLFLLPDLGFEIAIAGIVLICAWEWGTLMGGIKRRLRTLYGVISVAIVGVVMASSLAGQHWIEQDLHPWFDFSLWLALCWWVVAGVLVACYPKAAGIWQSWPMKALIGWLTLIPWGLSMVALRSIPSEQSNAGPLMLLMALMLVWAADTGGYIFGRKFGKTKLMPKVSPGKTVEGMLGGVFLATLIVVGGLWYFPAARENLVVYLLFCYLTVIAGVLGDLVESMLKRDAGVKDSGKILPGHGGILDRVDSLTAAVPIFALGALYWAV
- the pyrH gene encoding UMP kinase, whose amino-acid sequence is MTTNPKFNYRRILLKLSGEALMGDEGFGIDPVVLDRMALEIKELIDMGVQVGLVIGGGNLFRGQKLADAGMHRVVGDHMGMLATLMNGLAMRDALARAHVNTRLMSAIPLNGVCDTYNWAEAISLLRSGRVVIFSAGTGNPFFTTDSAACLRGIEIEADVVLKGTKVDGVYSEDPMKNPDAELYSTLDYNDVLEKELKVMDLAAFTLARDHSLPIRVFNMNKPGILKSIVMGDEQGTLICHTDK
- the uppS gene encoding polyprenyl diphosphate synthase — translated: MTDTTEQALSLSPPKHVAIIMDGNGRWAQQRNKPRVFGHKSGVQSVRNAVKFAGSIGIQALTLYAFSSENWRRPKQEVGVLMELFMAVLTNEVKRLSKNQVRLKIIGDVSRFSDKLQLKIRQAEELTANNTGLLLNIAANYGGRWDILDTTQRLAEQVKAGRLEPSEITEELFSNATCLAGVPDPDLMIRTGGDHRISNFLIWHAAYTEFYFTDTLWPDFDDAVFGDAIASFQGRERRFGHTGEQVQELVSNDSKESN